The Streptomyces tendae DNA segment GCGGGCAGTGGCGACCGGAGAGCGGGCAAGCGGGGCGTGTGCGGTCGACGACTGGGAGGACGTGGTGGCGCTCGACGCCGGAAGTCACCACACCGTCGGGGTCACGGCGTCCGGGAGAGTGCTCGCTGTGGGAGACAACCACTCCGGGCAGTGCGAGGTCGGCGGTTGGTCCGACATCGTTGTTGTGGCTGCCGGTTCCACGCACACCCTCGGCCTGCGCGCCGACGGCACGGTTGTGAGCGCGGGAAACAATGCCGACGGACAGTGCGACGTCGACGCCTGGAGCGCGATCCAGCTCCCGTGAAGGACGTGGCCACGCGGGGCAGCGCTGTTGTCGGACCCGTCCCCTAGAGTCCGCCCGTGAACACTGAACTGCGAGACCGCTTACGTCCCTTCCGTGACGAGGCGCTAGCGCGCGGCATACCGGCCGACGACGTGGAGCGGTGGCTGTCCACCGCTCGCCCCTGCGTGACTCTGACACGCGAAGACGGGCCGGAACCCGTCGTGGGCCGGTTCGGCGGCCCGCTCGAGCTTCCTGCCGACATGCCCACCCCCGGGGACCCTTTTGTCGCCTCCATCGACCTCGCGGCCCTTCCGGCCGACGGGACGGACCTGCCCCTGCCACCCGACGGCCACCTGCTCTTCTTCGCCTGGCCCGAAGGCGATTTCCCCGAATCCGCAGGCCAGGTGGTGTACGTTCCCGAGGGCGCGACCGTCACGGAGCGGGACAAGCACGAGTCCTGGAACCCCGGAGACGTGGACGAGTACCGGGCCATGTTCGACAGTTACCCTCAGGGATCGCTGCGCGCGCGGATCGACGTGTCGCTCCCGTACCACGCGCACTTCACTCCTCCCGGGGAGCGGCGCTCTGTGCTCCTTCCCGGCCACCCCCGTGCTGAAGAACTCGTCAGGGTCTGGGAGAAGACGCGGGACG contains these protein-coding regions:
- a CDS encoding DUF1963 domain-containing protein, which translates into the protein MGRFGGPLELPADMPTPGDPFVASIDLAALPADGTDLPLPPDGHLLFFAWPEGDFPESAGQVVYVPEGATVTERDKHESWNPGDVDEYRAMFDSYPQGSLRARIDVSLPYHAHFTPPGERRSVLLPGHPRAEELVRVWEKTRDDIAPAGPMQLGGYADEEAVYADPVEAAVSAVKHAAASGSWEAAASADPADWVLLADWFAGEDVAGYEGSTVHWVIQREDLAARRFDRAFVDVYWNP